The following coding sequences lie in one Bacteroidota bacterium genomic window:
- the rimP gene encoding ribosome assembly cofactor RimP: MISADKIYKIAEEKLAEGTNFIVEITVKSGNKITVLLDNDNGVSINDCVAMSRHIESNLDREVEDFELNVMSPGLSEPFKILRQYQKNIGKQVDIVTKEGKKISGKLLKASDLGIELESKSKERIEGKKGKQLIINNINLTFNQIKETKIVISF; this comes from the coding sequence ATGATTTCAGCAGATAAAATTTATAAAATTGCGGAAGAGAAGTTGGCGGAAGGCACTAATTTCATTGTTGAAATCACAGTAAAGTCAGGAAATAAAATTACCGTTCTTTTGGACAACGACAATGGAGTATCCATTAACGATTGTGTTGCAATGAGCAGACATATCGAATCTAACTTGGACAGAGAAGTAGAGGATTTTGAATTAAACGTCATGTCACCCGGATTATCCGAACCGTTTAAAATCCTGCGCCAATATCAAAAAAACATTGGAAAACAGGTGGATATTGTAACCAAAGAAGGTAAAAAAATAAGCGGCAAATTATTAAAAGCCAGCGATTTAGGAATAGAACTGGAAAGTAAGTCGAAAGAACGTATTGAAGGAAAAAAAGGAAAACAATTAATTATCAATAATATCAATTTAACATTTAATCAAATCAAAGAAACTAAAATTGTAATATCATTTTAA
- the nusA gene encoding transcription termination/antitermination protein NusA: MESINLIESFSEFKEVKNIDRATLMSIIEDVFRSMLLKKYGSDDNFDIIVNPDRGDIEIWHNREVVDDEFAEDSFDYDEAKHISLAEAKKIDTDLELGEEVVTPVKLEHFGRRAVLAVRQNLVSKILELEKDSLYKKYKEKVGEIMTGEVYQIWKKELLILDEDGNELLLPKTEQIPSDFFKKGDTLKAVVARVDMKNNSPVIVLSRTSPAFLERLFELEVPEVFDGLITIKKIVREPGERAKVAVESYDDRIDPVGACVGMKGSRIHGIVRELRNENIDVINYTSNPSLFITRALSPAKITSVKIDEETKRAEVFLKPDQVSLAIGKGGHNIKLAGKLTGYEIDVYRDTDIDLEDVDLEEFSDEIESWILDELKNIGCDTAKSVLELSTEELVKRTDLEEETVTEVKAILQSEFE, translated from the coding sequence ATGGAAAGTATTAATCTAATTGAATCGTTCTCGGAATTCAAAGAAGTAAAAAACATCGACAGAGCAACACTAATGAGCATCATTGAAGATGTATTTCGTAGTATGCTTTTAAAAAAATACGGATCTGATGATAATTTCGACATTATCGTTAACCCTGATCGTGGTGATATTGAAATTTGGCACAATCGCGAAGTAGTTGATGATGAATTTGCTGAGGATAGTTTTGATTACGATGAAGCAAAACACATCAGTTTGGCTGAAGCAAAAAAGATTGATACTGATTTGGAATTAGGAGAAGAAGTAGTGACTCCAGTTAAATTAGAACACTTTGGAAGACGTGCCGTATTAGCGGTTCGCCAAAACTTGGTTTCTAAAATTTTAGAATTAGAAAAAGATAGTTTATACAAAAAATACAAAGAAAAAGTAGGCGAAATCATGACCGGAGAGGTTTATCAAATCTGGAAAAAAGAATTGCTTATTTTGGATGAAGACGGAAACGAGTTGTTATTGCCTAAAACAGAACAAATTCCTTCTGATTTCTTTAAAAAAGGAGATACATTAAAAGCCGTTGTTGCGCGCGTAGATATGAAAAACAACTCCCCGGTAATTGTGCTTTCACGTACGTCACCGGCTTTCCTTGAGCGTTTGTTCGAATTGGAAGTTCCGGAAGTATTTGACGGATTAATTACCATCAAAAAGATTGTTCGTGAACCGGGCGAAAGAGCCAAAGTTGCGGTTGAGTCATACGATGACCGTATTGACCCTGTTGGTGCTTGTGTAGGTATGAAAGGTTCTCGTATCCATGGTATCGTGCGCGAATTACGTAACGAAAACATTGACGTAATCAACTACACCAGCAACCCATCTCTGTTCATTACACGTGCATTAAGCCCGGCAAAAATCACCTCTGTAAAAATTGATGAGGAAACAAAACGTGCAGAAGTATTCTTAAAACCGGATCAAGTATCATTAGCAATCGGAAAAGGCGGACACAATATCAAATTAGCGGGCAAATTAACCGGCTACGAAATTGATGTATACCGTGATACCGATATCGATTTAGAAGATGTAGATTTAGAAGAGTTTTCAGATGAAATTGAAAGCTGGATTTTAGATGAGTTAAAAAACATTGGATGCGATACCGCTAAGAGTGTATTAGAATTATCTACAGAAGAATTGGTGAAACGCACCGATTTAGAAGAAGAAACAGTAACAGAAGTAAAAGCAATTTTACAATCTGAATTTGAGTAA